In Nitrospira sp., one genomic interval encodes:
- the rplQ gene encoding 50S ribosomal protein L17, with translation MRHKKKGRQLGRQTKHRWALFRSLVTSLLEQERIETTEAKAKEIRGFTDRMVSLGKDGSLSARRRALSFLRSKDVVSKLFSDVAGRFRDRSGGYTRIIRTRRRIGDGAEMVAIELVARQAKPVAATTPNAPTAETKEAPEKGSTSAEG, from the coding sequence GTGCGCCATAAAAAGAAGGGTCGACAGCTTGGGCGTCAAACCAAACACCGTTGGGCTCTGTTCCGGAGTCTGGTGACCTCCTTACTGGAACAGGAGCGAATCGAGACGACGGAAGCCAAGGCAAAAGAGATCAGAGGGTTTACCGATCGGATGGTGTCTCTTGGAAAAGACGGCAGTCTCTCGGCCCGCCGCCGCGCTCTCAGTTTCTTGCGTAGCAAGGATGTTGTCTCAAAACTGTTTAGCGATGTGGCCGGACGCTTTCGTGACCGCTCGGGCGGATATACCAGGATCATTCGGACCCGTCGCCGAATTGGTGATGGAGCCGAGATGGTTGCCATTGAACTGGTGGCCAGGCAAGCCAAACCCGTAGCGGCGACAACTCCCAATGCTCCCACGGCTGAGACCAAAGAGGCTCCAGAAAAGGGTTCGACCTCTGCCGAAGGATGA